GGCCCGGCTGTTCCTGGCCGACCAGGGCGTACATCTCGGTGCCGTGCACGGCGGGCGCGCCCTCGGCGGGGCCGATCACCAGGAGGTGGGCGTTGCCGCCGGCGGCGGCGTGGGCCAGGGCGCCGCGGGCGGCGGGGATCGCGAAGAGGTAGTCCGCCATGACCGCGGCACGGACCTCGGCCGGGGTACGGCCGTCCCGGTCGTAGGCGTCGACGATCTTCTGCGCACGGGAGCGGGAGATACGCCACCCCGCGACCTCGTCGACAACGCGGTCGACGGTGCCCGGGTCGAACCGGTCCAGGTCGTTCGCCACCCACCAGCCCATGTCGTCACTGGCCATGCTCAGCAGGATGTCGACATCCCGGTGCGCGCCCGAGGCGAGGACGTCCATGGGGTGGGCGTGCACCACCGCGCCGGGCTGCCCGATGTCCAGGACGACACCGGTGGCCTTGTTGTCCACCCCGCCGCGGACTCCGAGGTCCGTCGGGAGGACCTTGCGCAGGGCGTCCCGCAGGGAGAGCGGGTCGAGGTCGAGCAGCTTCTCCGGGTTGTCCGCGACGCCGAGTTCGGTGACGAACCGGTGCGCGAGCTCCTCGGCCCACCAGGCCGGGACGGAGCGGGCGGGCCCGCCGGAGAACCCGGCCAGCCTCCGGTACAGGCCGTCGGCGGAGGAGGCGCCGAGCAGCCCGAAGGTGGAGTAGGCGCCGCCGCTGTGGCCGTAGACGGTGACGTTGTCGGGGTCTCCGCCGAAGTGGGCGATGTTCCGCCGGATCCAGGTGAGCGCGGCGATGATGTCCTGGAGGAAGAGGTTGCTGGCCTCGGCGAGCTTCCCGCCGTACTGCGAGAGCGAGAGCGGGCCCAGGGCGCCGAGCCGGTAGTTGAGGGACACGCCCACCACGCGCCCCGTCGCGGCGAGAGGGGCGGCGTTCGAGGTGATCTGCGTGTTCGCGCCGTACTCGAATCCGCCGCCGTGGATGTACACGGTCACCGGCAGCGCTTTGCCGGCCGGCTGCTCGGGGGCCCACACGTTCAGGTTCAGGCAGTCCTCGCCCATCCCGCTGTCCGCCTCCAGCCAGTCACCGCTGTCGGGCTGGATCGAGACCACGCCCTTGCGGTCGTAGGGGAGGCCTGGATCGAAGTCCGCGACCACGGGGCGGCGGTACCGCTCGGCCGTGGCGTACGGGATCCCCCACCAGGACCGCACCCCGGGTGCGGTCGGGGCCTTGGGAGTGGAGGCAGTCATGACGTGTCCTTCC
This DNA window, taken from Streptomyces sp. NBC_00663, encodes the following:
- a CDS encoding carboxylesterase family protein, giving the protein MEGHVMTASTPKAPTAPGVRSWWGIPYATAERYRRPVVADFDPGLPYDRKGVVSIQPDSGDWLEADSGMGEDCLNLNVWAPEQPAGKALPVTVYIHGGGFEYGANTQITSNAAPLAATGRVVGVSLNYRLGALGPLSLSQYGGKLAEASNLFLQDIIAALTWIRRNIAHFGGDPDNVTVYGHSGGAYSTFGLLGASSADGLYRRLAGFSGGPARSVPAWWAEELAHRFVTELGVADNPEKLLDLDPLSLRDALRKVLPTDLGVRGGVDNKATGVVLDIGQPGAVVHAHPMDVLASGAHRDVDILLSMASDDMGWWVANDLDRFDPGTVDRVVDEVAGWRISRSRAQKIVDAYDRDGRTPAEVRAAVMADYLFAIPAARGALAHAAAGGNAHLLVIGPAEGAPAVHGTEMYALVGQEQPGRSAEQAERDARIRDIVLDFATGEHTCLWPAVTDKPTSETVGNSPFEGTAHYQAALDLWEGIDRP